AATAAACGAAACAAAAACCATTTTCAAATTTTACAGCTTTATTAagataaacacttgcataaaattaattaaaaaactaattaaagaaAAAAGAGGCACATCagcttacttggtttgcaattaggggattgctaatccaagacattgaAAGTCCATTaaagtctccttcaggtggagaagtctcttacagtagTCACAACTCACAaatacaaagctaaactcaaatgaAATCGTTACAAGTGTTTTGTTTAGCTTTTGGAATTAGGACTATATTTATTTATATCCCCGAttagggtgcctggaagggtccCAGACGCCTAGAtacggatagaattttatccttgTCGTAACGAAAGCGTCATATCGCGTTTTGATAAAGtttctggtccaggcgcccggaaaggtttTGGGCGCCCAGACTGGGTTCGACACAACCCCCACTGGGCAAGGCACCAGGGGGCACCCAGGTgatccgggcgtccggacccaaaagtcaacttccTGTTGACATTTTGGTCCGAATCTTCCGCTCtgattccgctcgcttgggtgatttctaccatccggaatagggctcacctgaatccattttccgaccttctccagcaaccttccgcttcggcttctcgtcccttagaaacgTCACGCGtcttcttctcgtccgccagcgtactctttcgCATCACCTCATCTCTCTGATGTACCGAGCCCGTTAACTCTCTCTCgtactgtccttctcgctagacgcgtctttcgctcgacttcctgtgctcttaagttcctgcacacttagacataagggttaaaATATAATaggactaacttaacttgattgattacatcaaaattatTACTAAGTACTTACTATTATCATAATATTATTCTTtactttttaatattattataatgattacgattagctattagaatacgTAATAGTTATTCTCCTACTGTTTTAAATTGacgttgattaatttaaaataacttttataaatttttaataattttaacaaattggTAAAAATATTTGGATATAATAACATTGGAAGTTTAATATTTAAGATTCAAAGTTTTGTGTTTATCTAGAGCACTACAATTACATAGTAGATATTAGATAACTGTTACCATGATTCCAATATGAAAAATCAGCTATTTTCATATCAactattttataataattaaaagtATTAAATACAAATTACTGTTATATTAAAATACTAtttattaacttcaaaattattcaaatttcATGGACAtcattttaaaatagttatagctaaataataaattataaatccTAAAATATTAAATTCCAAATCATAaacttttaatattattatattaaaatactttttatcaatttagtcaaatttaaagctcatcaaaattattttaaatggaaaaaaatcatttaaaaataattataatagttATTAGATAACTGCAAGAATAGGAAGAAACTATTAATTAACTACTACAATAATTATATATTAAGTAtcaaaagtaaaaataattttgagataaaaCATTTGATGAGATATTTttttagttattattattattattattattatttacttaATAATAATAAGTAAACAGGCTGTCTTTTGTTTtaacttattattttttattattcatcGGAATCCACCTTTTATTAAGCTagctcatcttttttttttttttttaaatatctcaTACCATctttgagtcttattattattattattttaatttcgatGTTTGCTTGCGTTAAATCCTATTACTTTAGTCTTATTGAGCTTTATGACAAGTTGTTTTAAAGATGCGAAACATTCTTCcccaataaaattaaacaaattcaTCACCAAGTATTAGTGAACTTCCAAGAAGGAGCTACAAAGTAATTTTTGCCCCACAAGAAGGAAAGCAGAAGATCAAACCGATTACGCGACCCAATTTTGATTGCGCTTTAGAAATGATCGAACTTTACAACGACTCAAAAATGCAGTACAGATCGATAAAGTGGAAAGCAGAAGATCAAACCGATTACGCGACCCAATTTTGATTGCGCTTTAGAAAAGATCCAACTTTACAACGACTGAAAAATGCAGTACAGATCGATAAAGTTATCGAAACTCGACGAGGAGATAATATTGCAACGATACGATGCGAGTTTGGTACCTTTGGATCTTGCTAACTCTAGTCGTATTTCTCCCGCCAGGAGTAGGCGAGGAAGATGACCCAGGAGAGGCTGAGGACGAGGTCGCCGACGATCTGGCGGGGCCAGTCGCGAGCGAGATCTTCGAGGCGGCGCTCGAAGTAGAGGCGCCAGAGGGCCATAGCGGCGTGGAGGAGGATGCATCCCTTGGCGAAGAAGGTCTGGAAGGCGCGGTCCTTGACGAAGGCGATCATGAAGAGGAAGAGGCCGATGGCAAAGAGGAGGAGGCCAGCGAAGGAGTCAGAGGTCTGGATCAGCAGCTGGTCGTGCGGCGTGGAGCCCTGCAGCCGCTGCGCAGTTTCCCGGCCGTGGCTGATCACCGAGACCTCGCTGAGGTAGAACATCATGAGCGCGCCGCAGGTGACGGCCACCGCCGAGTGCAGGAGGCAGATCGAGGTGAAGAGGGGCATTGCGCAGCGCTCAATCCGGTGGTGATGCGATCGGTCACAGGTCGACGAAGGGGAGGAGAAGGATGAGGTGGAGAGGAAGAGGCGGCGGCACCAGATCAGATTCTAGAATTAGGGAAATAGGCGTGGCAGTTTGAGGTGTCTGTTTCAGTAGGTCAGTGAAGCTgaatatatacaaaaaaaaaaaaaaaaaaaaaaaaaaaaatatatatatatatatatatatatatataatactgaTATTGTACGCGACTTCTGAAGTCCCTGTTCGGATCTTTAcccttaaaattttctattcctGTCTTTTCTTATCGATTGGACGGATCTCTTCTTATCGATCAGACGGATCAGATtacatcttaaaaatattttatatatcatAAAGATACTGTATACATCTTAAAAATGTCATGATATTTTAAGATATAATTTAATCCGTCCGATCGACATGGAACACAAAGACAGAAAAATTTAAGGACAGAAGATGTAAACTGGTGTCCCACACGCCTCAtgcaatatatttttttatgccatttttaattaatattatttgtaaaatatactttttttatgcaattttttaattaatattatttgtaaagttttgaagaaaaataataataataacaacaataataaccaTCTTCCATTCTTGGTCtgctcttctttctttaggtAGTGCCTTATAAGACAGTAACTGTGCTTTTGCTCCACAGCTTGTGATTGTTCATAGCAACCACAACTCGTGCCCAAAACAATTGATAATGATTTACATTTGGAAATTATTCGCAAATACAAATATGGACAGAGACGTTACATTTAAAACTGAGATTTAGAAGACGATAAGGTTGTAGCGAGGGCTCTCCTGCTCGATTGTGCAGCGAATACATTCACGATAGGAGCACAACTGTTGCCCGACTGTTAGTAAAAGCTATACATGAATTTGTTCGACGATTCTCTAGTGTTAATTAGTTTCCCACATCTGATATATTAACTTAGTCTTCATCTAAGAAATGAGATGCTCCACTGTGTCTGTCCTCTTGCCTTCCTGCAAAAAGAATAAACTAGCCTGTGAGACTTTGGAGACATCAATCGTGAGTTCACGACAACAGATTAAAACAGCACCATACAAGAGGTATTAATTAAGATAACAGACATATTTATGGTGAGTTTAGGATTTCTACGATGACTCCTTTATATTGTTTGTCATTTACCTTTACATTGAAATAAGGTAATGAAATCTTTCACTTTCATAAATTCTAGATGCTATCAAAGCTCCCTTTCAAGGTTTAGATTTTCAAAGAGGTATCTATTGTGTTGCTGTATGCATAGTTACAGGAGAAGCCCACTCAAGGGATTAGTTCCTAAAATCAATCTTCATTCTGGTTTGACTAATCGGTCTAATTTTTATTTCTTGATGTGTTGGCTGGTCCAAGGTCAAAAGAATTGTCACCTACGTCCATCAACTATTTAAATTTGCATGCATATTTctcattttattattgttgcattcAGTATATGTTGTTCTTATGAGGCTTCTCTAATTTATATAACAAGCTAAACAGAGATAGTATGAATCTTATAGGTATAGCTCAAAGATTGGCAAAAGTAGTAAGATAATAGGAACAATGGAGTAGTGGACTAAGTCTCATATTGataatttaggtttagttttgtACATTGAGTCCTATACATGTAACTATCCTTTTACAACAATGGAATACAATATTTTAAATTTACCCATATACGATTTATAGTGCAATTTCATTAGGGTTTAAGAAGCCAGAAATGCATCAATTAGGCCTAAGGATAATGAAGGTTACTTGACTAATTTCATATGAATATTCCATGCTATTTCACTGCAAAATAATATTGTGATATTTGAATTGCAATATCGCAATGTTTGACTAACTACAATGACATGTTTTAATAAAGATATAGtagtaattgttggtgcaatcagcctctagggttttgatatttgttttacAATATATTTAATGGATTATagtcaggttaaggttgaccggatgactAGCAAGGATGCGAGATttactaagtgactagtcctaactacggttaggcatgAGAAGTCATAACTgtagttaggcaagggaagtcctaactgtgatTAAGCAAAGGAAGTCCTAATCACAGCTATGTAAAGAAAATCTCAACAGATCGTGGAAACCATGTAGAAGGATTCGGTAGGTCTAGAGGACCCGATATCGAACCCCTAATGGGCTGATCCGATGCTGAGTcagggtgagtgaagccgggtgctgaaaaccctagggggaggtaaccctaggtcctaatgagtgaagtcaagtggtgaaaactctaggggaggtaaccctaggttctagtgagtgaagccagatggtgaAAAGGGGGAGATAACtctaagtcttggtgagtgaaggcaggtggaGAAAATTGTAAGggaagataaccttaggtaacaagAAATCTTAGAGGAGTGAACTTCAAACAAGgtcggtaaatctaagtttaattttaccatagtattttgcattactattattgctattgaataatttagtattgcaggaaaagtctttaGTGGATAAGGCGATCAAACACTGAACTTTAAAGTTCAAACAGATTTGGAGGACCAAATGGTTGAGGTAAACAATTGGAGTGATGCGACGAAGAGGTTGTCTCCCGGGAAGGGACAAActctaggtcgctgatccaactgaagaaaccgggaggtttccaagttgagatcaagacaggtcTTACTATCTTTTCTTACTTATGCAACACTatactattgtgctaactttgtgttgcaagcTGTGtcaactaactttgttttgcagaaattaagtggatcggtcgaccgaaaagaaggTTCAGTCACCGAACCTAGCTAATGTGACAGAGTCAGATTGTGCAGAGCAAAGATGGAATTCAGGTGGATTAGTCGACTGAACCCAgatatcggttgaccgaaccaattCGATATACACAGTGGCAAATTTGGATCGCGATGAAGAAGAAAGTTTCATGGATCAGTGGACCgaacaattaatgcaattaatgatgCGAATATCAAATCTCGACAAAGAAGGAAGGCTAGTTGATCAGTCGGCCGATAGGGAGATCAGTCGACAAAATTGATCAGTCAACCCAacgttttatcggtcgaccgaacgtgactTATAAAAGAACCTTGAGATCAACGTCTACAACAACAACTGCTGTGCAACCTTCTGATCTACTACTCTTCGGTTCGTACTGCTACTACGCTCAATCTGCACTCAAATTCTTCAATTATTGTAGGTAtattttgtgtttgtattatttctgtaagatagtagtttgttactatccTATACATCATTTGTACGAATTACTTTTTCTCCTAAGTTTTTGGAAAGAAGACTCTTATTGTCCAACGGTGCAATTGTGaatcttggaataggagtcaacATAGGCTCCGGACCAAGTAACCAAACGAGTCACTTGTATTGCTTTTACTAGTCTATTTCCGctgcttagaaagatttttaaacgaacgctattcaacccccctccccCCCAACGAATCACTTGTATTGCTTTTACTAGtctatttccgctgcttaatCTCTACTCGATCCTTCAGCAATAATATGCAATCATGAAAAAAATGCGATAAAAAGGATGCAACACGAAGTAAATACATCAGAATGGCTTTAAGAACGAAATGCCGCTGAAGTAACCAAATGAGAATTTTGGGCTTTAAGAAACTTTTTAGTGTAACTTCTTCCAGACTTTTAATGTAACACAAACCTGACCAATCTGCTGGAGATTGTATGACATGATTGATTTCACTACCATATCTTCCTGTGAATTCTGTTGACAATCCAAGTGTGGCTGTACTAAATGTTAATCCAGCATTTAAAGAGGTGGGTAACTTTCCAGTAGGCACTGCTGCTCTACTATCAATAGAGCAACCATCGCCATCAATTAAAAATGACCCAGCAATTACCTGCAACATATCGACTGAGAATGTCAATTAAACAGATGCCCCATATAGATGTTAAAAACAGGAGCTTGGTAACACCAGATTAATGGTTCACCTGTACAGGCTCTGCAGCCACCAAAGGGCCTTTGACACCACCCCCCACTACACGACCATCAGCCCCAGAAAGGCATATACTTAGTCCACCTGTCCTCAAATCCCCATCAGCTCTATTATGCACAAAGGAGCCAGAAAGTGATAGAATCTCAAACTTCCCCTGGAAAAGTTACACAGGAAGTTTTAACCTATGTGTAGCGATAGGATCCTACTTAAAAGAAATCAGATTGCAGATATAAAAGTGAAGCACCCTAAGTAGTGTTCAATAAAGGTTTAAGTAGTTGCAAAGTAAAGGGGACAAGCAAAAGCAAAAGCAGAAGCAGAAGATTTGGCTTAGCGGAAGCAGAAGATGTAGCTTAGTGGTTTAAATTCTCCAGTAAACAAATTGTATGCCATGCTGAAACAACTATTAGAAGTATATATGCATGTAAGTGAATGTGAATAAAATGTTTCAAAAAACCATGGAAGAGGAAAAAGAAGTACAAGAGTTAAAAAGGCAACTTGCCTCATAGGTCACAGATCCTCCAAAGACTGCTGGATGAAGAAGAGATGCCTTAGAAATTGAACCAGAGGCTGCAAGAACACAAAATGTGTGTTCGAATTGTTGTACAAATGACATGATTTTCTGTGCCACATCCTTTCCAAAAGAAAATTTTGTGTTACTAAGCTGCAGATAAAAGGTATAATATTCTTTATATCATTATCAATGATACAGCTAAGAACAAAAAAATGCAATGTGGTCCTTTGAAGGACAAGGTAATATGATTAATAGCTGACCAATCTTCAATGTAACATAATCAAAGATATGTAAGTGGGAACCACAAATGAAGACTTATCATAATTCATTAATGAACATCAAATGATGGAATGGTCCACATAATTTATATAAGGCAACATATCTGAGTTGTTTCCATTGCTGAAAGAAAGAAGAGAATTAgggaggaaagagaaaaaatgaGTAATTTTTGTGGAAAAGTTCAGTAGGGAAAGAAATTAAGGATTTTTTTCCCTCTTCCCCCCAAAATTGGTCCAATGAAATTTAGTGAAAGCATCGATGAAGCCACTTCACCTACACTTGTTATCGCCTCAATCTTTTGCACTAACTACACAAATCCACTTGCCTCCTTTTATATAATTGACAAGTGCAGACAAGTTAAAAGGATGAAAGTTTAAATTTATCTCTTCAAATATAGGTCTtccatatttatttcttaaaGGAAACAAGAGAGAGATGATCCATCCT
This window of the Zingiber officinale cultivar Zhangliang chromosome 3B, Zo_v1.1, whole genome shotgun sequence genome carries:
- the LOC122055513 gene encoding AT-hook motif nuclear-localized protein 10-like isoform X1 — encoded protein: MDGVDHSGLLSAYSPHHPHHHGGGGVTSSSSAHNAMFSSGASAAYASPPAEPVRRKRGRPRKYGPPPPSRSASQPKTMTVPSSSPTSPSAFVRAKEGSSASPSSSRKPKLASLGNAGHGFKTHVITVMAGELSNTKFSFGKDVAQKIMSFVQQFEHTFCVLAASGSISKASLLHPAVFGGSVTYEGKFEILSLSGSFVHNRADGDLRTGGLSICLSGADGRVVGGGVKGPLVAAEPVQVIAGSFLIDGDGCSIDSRAAVPTGKLPTSLNAGLTFSTATLGLSTEFTGRYGSEINHVIQSPADWSGRQEDRHSGASHFLDED
- the LOC122055513 gene encoding AT-hook motif nuclear-localized protein 10-like isoform X2, giving the protein MDGVDHSGLLSAYSPHHPHHHGGGGVTSSSSAHNAMFSSGASAAYASPPAEPVRRKRGRPRKYGPPPPSRSASQPKTMTVPSSSPTSPSAFVRAKEGSSASPSSSRKPKLASLGNAGHGFKTHVITVMAGEDVAQKIMSFVQQFEHTFCVLAASGSISKASLLHPAVFGGSVTYEGKFEILSLSGSFVHNRADGDLRTGGLSICLSGADGRVVGGGVKGPLVAAEPVQVIAGSFLIDGDGCSIDSRAAVPTGKLPTSLNAGLTFSTATLGLSTEFTGRYGSEINHVIQSPADWSGRQEDRHSGASHFLDED
- the LOC121968014 gene encoding uncharacterized protein LOC121968014, whose protein sequence is MPLFTSICLLHSAVAVTCGALMMFYLSEVSVISHGRETAQRLQGSTPHDQLLIQTSDSFAGLLLFAIGLFLFMIAFVKDRAFQTFFAKGCILLHAAMALWRLYFERRLEDLARDWPRQIVGDLVLSLSWVIFLAYSWREKYD